In the Anastrepha obliqua isolate idAnaObli1 chromosome 1, idAnaObli1_1.0, whole genome shotgun sequence genome, one interval contains:
- the LOC129235537 gene encoding uncharacterized protein LOC129235537, translating to MPAFKTLLQKSRHFKYLSFPRERFDYIKPEWKLTAALKHYKPSKRIIELAQPVNRGIGKVYSISRGKKSNQTTNYQPSKRIIELAVAPVKPPANIDKRKYPYLIPSKALRAKPTRRILELAAPKEYESFEHLDPWAVPKSALRAKASQRIEMLSKPKRCASVMGHSKLL from the exons ATGCCCGCATTTAAGACCTTACTTCAGAAGTCACGGCATTTCAAGTATTTGTCGTTTCCTCGAGAAAGATTTGACTACATCAAGCCAGAATGGAAGTTGACAGCAGCGTTGAAGCATTACAAACCATCCAAGCGTATCATTGAGTTGGCACAGCCAGTTAATCGTGGAATAGGTAAAGTTTACTCAATCTCGCGAGGAAAGAAGTCCAACCAAACAACAAATTATCAAC CCTCTAAACGCATTATTGAATTGGCAGTTGCACCAGTGAAACCGCCAGCTAATATAGATAAGCGAAAATATCCATATCTCATTCCTTCTAAAGCCTTGCGCGCTAAACCTACACGTCGTATTCTGGAATTAGCTGCTCCAAAGGAGTACGAATCCTTTGAACACCTTGACCCTTGGGCTGTACCAAAATCAGCACTAAGGGCTAAGGCGTCTCAAAGGATCGAAATGCTCTCGAAACCGAAGAGATGCGCTTCTGTAATGGGCCATTCTAAATTACTGTAA
- the LOC129242667 gene encoding DNA polymerase theta produces MAFSQSLDIGNSTLLNLDSQARHAITQGLMEDAQHDAQNHSNHCADVVEVIQESPVHEQRSKQYGNGIGLSMFSRSRTQRQQYRSNNSKTTNAEDVDSKGKERRRLRKSKSDSTLPKPELSTANSRAENYTEIFRSGFTFSIEGDQQKSGLAEEVSVLRVSQIEAAFEEIKEESEGIAENVVEDYVDHEKPPNHDLDAPIFSEDLKGILENVHSIQVEEDIAKCRKAANEPEEHQLDLSRFICADLSNSEIKQQIKKELQISRHEVSKFNEVLENTSFREGKNNSYAQKGLQSKKTSTSALKIPTPEKSKNVTQDLESLKRISAWNLPHSVLQEYEKKGVVKMFDWQIKCLSNPKVLFEHCNLVYSAPTSAGKSLVSEILLLKTVLERGKKVLFILPFISVVREKMVYLQDLLTVAGYRVEGFFGGYTPPGGFDNMHVAICTIEKANSIVNKLLEQGKLADIGTVVVDEVHLISDAGRGYILELLIAKVLYMSRKYGIQMQVVAMSATLANVELLKRWLDAELFITDFRPVALQEMIKIGNKIYDNKMRLLRDVTEPLQAEKHPFPSLQNDNDHVAQLCIETLLESCSVVVFCPSKDWCENLATQLASAIQTLINSKSSWGERLRDQIKNDAIEDVKKQLRDIPTGLDAVLDKAVTFGCAFHHAGLTSEERDIIEASFKSCALKIIVATSTLSSGVNLPARRVLIRTPLFGGKQMSSLTYRQMIGRAGRTGKDTLGESILICTPANARIGQQLVQEDLKPIYSCLEQESSTHLKRALLEVISSGVATSKEDIDNFIKCTLLWAEKQLSEQGKDKSESDDELFITDAIDFLIEYEFVRLQVDSETNRENYVATRLGHACLAASMPPTDGLILFAELQKSRRCFVLESELHAVYLVTPYSVCYQLQDLDWLLFLDMWEKLTPAMKMVGELIGVKESFLVRAMRGQTKLDYKLMQIHKRFYTALALQELVNEVPINTVAIKYKCNRGMLQSLQQMSSTFAGIVTAFCNSLQWSTLSLVVSQFKERLFFGIHRDLIDLMRLPDVNHKRARALFDADIKTLVELANADVFDVEKVLYNALSFDSAKKHDNEADYEAEQRNQARDFFITGKVGLTVADGAKLLIDEARKFVQYEIGVGAIKWTQGDTNTTNDADSLHMSCEGDRNETGLKRKSEKSCNEKKTSVTPPKLKRLESDNRQELLEEKPSTSKESLCALRQRQLLLVEQNKPIAGKNRNRSSDENERKTASKPSGEENVAIAIKKEATMRHIKMQGEGSATSPFKKITKSSMPPPTAEDVKENINIAYASNQNTVGKTVKVVQNLQTNQNQTNQKNKMHERETKIAALKSKSADSGVKRKSIEGKRSQKSPIAETRKNGFRKSAENTGTAMQLSTQQQSTKDCTKAKPNANGNAADRHTPVLVNHVTKTKNTPNSHRQSPQTGQILQCAPRRSPRNHQRNSTNSANSTSAANTVPLPQISTTAKHIDQSLFMSDDSFELNTGINAALENADQLNNPPVLTTLQKDDADEIPESQQIVQDVIDSPVPAKHSVHASRLLRTTQRLKSHKSSLTKNESSTASMPSSSIEVSELSLESSLLKNPLQLNASHILNCSKVDTASSNFSRLEVVDMCGDQKLFNAACHELMEVKRFGFCVGLQQQENKRKPLIGGNLLINQQKSDDAAEDVATAKEFQIDDNAYLAGCAFGVTENIVYYMNMQREGSCKNVTTEMKCKFLRALLTANACTLLCVDAKEQLKILCRILGGFNELRVEIEDPKVANWLLQPDKFMSLHEMAQQFAPECAALAGLCGNGRNYGSHGLHTASCILAKVRCSVEACVTVHILKAQIENLERIGTGQLYKFFKELEMPLQNSLCNMELFGFPANEAALRKVFQQMLEVMKKLELKIYEMHGGRFNLGSSSAVAKVVGLHRKATGRVSTSRQILEKIDSPISQAIISYRKLSTTLAKNIQPLLKCVQKDRIHGQSITFTQTGRISMTEPNLQNVAKDFEVSVEGAEDVTIFCRSAFFPTESGQCLLSSDFCQLEMRILAHLSQDPALLKVMNTTRDIFTAIAARWHKVSESAVSEQLRNGTKQICYGIVYGMGMRSLAEALKCTEHEASSLSQQFHLAYPGIRAYADKIVKFARNHGYIETITGRRRYLEHINSGESQQKSQAERQAINSTIQGSAADIAKNAILRMEKNIEKYREKLGISSTNEVRFVLHIHDELVFEVPADKVKKVAKILSLTMENCVRLSVPLKVKLKVGRSWGELKEIKL; encoded by the exons aTGGCCTTTTCCCAATCGCTCGATATTGGTAACAGCACTTTGTTGAATTTAGACAGCCAAGCGCGACATGCCATTACCCAAGGATTAATGGAGGATGCGCAACACGACGCGCAAAATCACTCAAACCATTGTGCAGACGTTGTCGAAGTTATACAGGAATCTCCAGTACATGAACAACGCTCCAAGCAGTATGGGAATGGCATTGGCTTGTCTATGTTCAGCAGGTCACGCACGCAGCGTCAACAATATCGCAGCAATAATAGTAAGACCACTAACGCAGAAGATGTGGATTCGAAGGGAAAAGAGCGACGTCGCCTGCGTAAAAGTAAATCGGACTCCACACTTCCCAAACCCGAGTTGTCAACTGCAAATTCCAGAGCTGAGAACTACACCGAAATTTTTCGTAGTGGATTCACGTTTTCAATAGAAGGTGATCAACAAAAAAGTGGGCTTGCTGAGGAAGTTTCAGTCTTGCGCGTTTCCCAAATCGAAGCAgcatttgaagaaataaaggaaGAAAGCGAGGGAATAGCTGAAAATGTCGTAGAAGATTATGTTGATCATGAAAAGCCGCCCAATCACGATTTAGACGCCCCAATATTTTCTGAAGATTTAAAAGGTATCCTAGAAAATGTGCATAGTATTCAAGTTGAAGAAGATATAGCGAAATGTAGAAAAGCAGCAAATGAACCAGAAGAACACCAATTAGATCTTAGTAGATTTATATGTGCAGACTTATCCAACTCAGagataaaacaacaaataaaaaaagagcttCAAATTAGCCGCCACGAGGTTTCCAAATTCAATGAGGTATTGGAGAATACTTCGTTCAGAGAAGGCAAGAATAACTCCTATGCGCAGAAAGGTCTTCAATCGAAGAAAACTTCAACATCTGCTTTAAAGATCCCAACTCCAGAAAAGAGCAAAAATGTTACACAAGACTTAGAATCGCTTAAACGTATTAGTGCATGGAATTTGCCACATAGTGTTTTACAGGAATATGAAAAGAAGGGCGTTGTTAAAATGTTCGATTGGCAAATCAAATGCCTAAGCAATCCTAAG GTTCTATTCGAGCACTGCAACCTCGTCTATTCTGCTCCCACATCAGCTGGCAAGTCACTGGTGAGCGAGATTTTACtcttaaaaactgttctggAACGTGGCAAGAAAGTACTCTTTATACTACCGTTCATTTCTGTGGTACGCGAAAAAATGGTTTACCTTCAAGATTTGCTAACTGTGGCTGGGTACCGCGTAGAAGGTTTCTTTGGAGGCTACACCCCGCCTGGCGGTTTTGATAATATGCATGTTGCCATATGTACCATAGAAAAGGCTAACTCCATCGTTAACAAACTATTAGAGCAAGGAAAACTTGCCGACATCGGCACTGTTGTGGTGGATGAAGTGCACCTGATATCGGATGCTGGTCGTGGATACATACTTGAACTTTTAATCGCAAAGGTGTTGTACATGTCACGCAAGTATGGCATCCAAATGCAAGTAGTAGCAATGTCAGCGACGTTAGCTAATGTGGAATTACTCAAGCGTTGGTTGGACGCAGAGCTGTTTATAACGGACTTTCGCCCGGTAGCACTACAGGAGATGATTAAAATCGGCAACAAGATTTATGATAACAAAATGCGTCTATTGCGTGATGTTACCGAACCCCTACAGGCTGAGAAGCATCCTTTTCCTTCATTGCAAAACGATAATGATCATGTGGCACAGTTGTGTATTGAGACACTACTAGAAAGCTGTTCTGTGGTTGTATTTTGCCCTTCTAAAGATTGGTGTGAAAATTTAGCTACTCAATTGGCAAGCGCCATACAAACTCTGATCAACAGCAAAAGCAGTTGGGGTGAACGGTTACGCGATCAAATCAAAAATGACGCAATTGAAGATGTAAAAAAGCAGTTACGTGATATCCCAACag GTCTCGATGCTGTGCTCGACAAAGCGGTCACGTTTGGCTGCGCATTTCATCATGCGGGACTCACAAGTGAGGAACGCGATATCATCGAGGCGAGTTTTAAGTCATGCGCTTTGAAGATAATTGTCGCCACCAGCACACTAAGCTCCGGTGTCAATCTGCCAGCACGTCGAGTATTAATTCGTACACCACTTTTCGGCGGCAAACAAATGAGTTCACTCACCTACCGACAAATGATTGGCCGTGCGGGGCGGACAGGAAAG GATACTTTAGGAgaatctattttgatttgtaCACCCGCTAATGCACGCATTGGCCAGCAACTGGTTCAAGAGGATTTGAAGCCAATATATTCCTGCCTCGAGCAAGAGAGTAGT ACCCATCTTAAACGCGCGCTACTCGAAGTGATTTCTTCCGGCGTTGCTACAAGCAAAGAAGACATTGATAACTTCATAAAATGCACCCTTTTGTGGGCGGAAAAGCAACTCAGTGAGCAGGGAAAGGACAAAAGTGAAAGCGATGATGAACTTTTCATAACGGATGCCATCGATTTTCTCATTGAGTATGAATTTGTGCGGCTCCAGGTCGATAGCGAAACGAACAGGGAAAACTACGTGGCTACACGTTTAGGTCACGCGTGTTTGG CCGCATCTATGCCGCCTACCGACGGACTTATACTCTTTGCCGAGTTGCAAAAGTCACGTCGTTGCTTTGTGCTCGAGTCTGAACTGCACGCTGTGTACTTGGTCACGCCATACTCGGTATGCTACCAGTTGCAGGACCTGGATTGGTTGCTTTTCCTCGACATGTGGGAGAAATTGACACCAGCTATGAAGATGGTCGGCGAACTCATTGGTGTGAAGGAGTCATTTCTAGTGCGTGCGATGCGTGGGCAGACGAAATTAGACTACAAACTCATGCAAATACATAAAAG GTTTTACACTGCCTTGGCACTGCAGGAGCTAGTGAATGAGGTGCCCATAAACACAGTAGCCATCAAATACAAATGCAACCGCGGCATGTTGCAAAGTCTGCAACAAATGTCCTCCACATTCGCAGGCATTGTCACCGCTTTCTGCAACTCGCTCCAGTGGTCCACTTTATCATTGGTCGTATCACAATTTAAGGAACGCCTCTTTTTCGGAATACATCGTGACTTAATCGATTTGATGCGCCTGCCGGACGTAAATCATAAACGCGCGAGAGCACTTTTTGATGCcgatataaaaacgcttgtgGAGCTTGCAAATGCGGATGTGTTCGATGTGGAAAAAGTGCTCTACAATGCTTTGAGCTTCGACTCGGCCAAAAAGCATGACAATGAAGCCGATTATGAAGCAGAACAGCGAAACCAAGCGCGCGATTTTTTCATAACTGGAAAAGTGGGTTTGACGGTAGCTGACGGCGCGAAATTGCTGATAGACGAAGCGCGTAAATTTGTGCAATACGAGATCGGCGTGGGCGCAATTAAGTGGACTCAAGGTgatacaaatacaacaaatgaTGCAGACAGTTTGCATATGTCCTGTGAAGGAGATAGAAATGAAACTGGATTGAAACGTAAAAGTGAGAAAAGTTGCAACGAGAAAAAGACTTCAGTAACGCcaccgaaactgaagaggctgGAGAGCGACAACAGACAAGAATTATTGGAAGAGAAGCCGTCAACAAGCAAAGAAAGCCTGTGTGCTTTAAGGCAGCGACAACTGTTACTGGTGGAACAAAATAAGCCAATAGCTGGGAAAAATAGAAATCGAAGTAGCGatgaaaacgaaagaaaaactGCTTCGAAACCCAGCGGCGAAGAAAATGTGGCAATTGCGATTAAAAAAGAAGCTACAATGCGACACATAAAAATGCAAGGCGAGGGATCAGCTACATccccttttaaaaaaattaccaaatcaAGCATGCCTCCACCGACCGCAGAAGACGTTaaggaaaatataaacattGCGTACGCTTCCAATCAAAATACAGTCGGGAAGACGGTTAAAGTTGTACAAAATTTGCAGACAAACCAAAATCAAACtaatcagaaaaataaaatgcatgaaaGAGAAACGAAAATTGCGGCGCTAAAGTCAAAAAGCGCTGATTCGGGCGTGAAACGTAAATCAATAGAAGGCAAAAGGTCACAAAAATCACCCATTGCCGAAACTAgaaaaaatgggttccgcaaaTCTGCCGAGAATACAGGAACTGCAATGCAATTATCTACTCAGCAACAGTCCACGAAAGATTGCACTAAGGCTAAACCAAATGCCAACGGTAATGCTGCGGACAGACACACCCCTGTGCTCGTGAATCAcgttacaaaaaccaaaaacacacCCAACTCTCACAGACAATCGCCGCAAACAGGGCAAATTTTGCAGTGCGCGCCTCGTCGAAGTCCACGCAACCACCAACGAAATTCCACCAATTCTGCAAATTCTACTTCTGCGGCAAACACAGTGCCCCTCCCACAAATATCCACTACCGCTAAGCATATCGACCAATCCCTTTTTATGTCTGACGACTCTTTCGAGTTAAATACGGGCATTAATGCGGCACTTGAGAACGCCGATCAGTTGAACAATCCTCCAGTGTTAACAACGCTCCAGAAAGACGATGCAGACGAAATTCCCGAATCTCAGCAAATTGTGCAAGATGTGATTGATTCACCGGTGCCGGCGAAACACTCGGTGCACGCTTCACGTCTACTGCGCACAACACAACGCTTGAAATCACATAAGAGCAGTTTGACGAAAAACGAGTCCTCTACCGCCTCAATGCCATCCAGCTCAATAGAGGTGTCTGAGTTATCACTTGAGAGCTCGCTGCTTAAAAATCCACTGCAATTGAATGCCTCGCATATTTTAAATTGCTCGAAAGTTGACACAGCTTCCTCTAATTTCAGTCGTCTGGAAGTGGTGGATATGTGTGGCGATCAGAAACTCTTCAACGCCGCATGCCACGAGCTCATGGAGGTCAAACGTTTCGGCTTTTGTGTGGGCTTGCAGCAGCAAGAAAATAAACGCAAGCCATTAATAGGTGGCAATTTGCTAATTAATCAACAGAAAAGTGACGATGCGGCGGAGGACGTTGCGACCGCAAAGGAGTTCCAAATCGACGACAACGCCTATCTGGCTGGTTGTGCTTTTGGTGTAACAGAGAACATCGtttattatatgaatatgcagaGGGAAGGCAGCTGCAAAAATGTGACTACGGAAATGAAGTGCAAATTTTTGCGCGCACTGCTAACTGCCAACGCCTGCACATTGCTTTGCGTCGACGCAAAGGAGCAGCTGAAGATTTTGTGCCGCATTTTAGGCGGATTCAATGAGCTGCGCGTTGAAATAGAAGACCCAAAGGTGGCAAATTGGCTGCTGCAGCCGGACAAGTTCATGAGCTTGCATGAAATG GCGCAACAATTCGCCCCGGAATGCGCCGCTCTTGCTGGTTTATGTGGCAATGGGCGTAACTACGGCAGTCACGGCCTGCATACCGCCAGCTGCATTTTGGCCAAGGTTAG ATGTTCAGTTGAAGCTTGTGTTACGGTGCACATTCTAAAAGCGCAAATTGAAAATCTGGAGCGCATCGGCACGGGGCAActgtacaaatttttcaaag AACTCGAAATGCCGCTGCAAAACTCGCTTTGCAATATGGAGTTGTTCGGATTCCCCGCGAATGAAGCTGCCCTGCGCAAAGTCTTCCAGCAGATGCTGGAAGTGATGAAAAAGctggaattaaaaatatacgaaatgcATGGCGGACGCTTCAATTTAGGCTCCTCATCTGCAGTGGCGAAG GTTGTTGGTCTGCATCGTAAAGCCACCGGGCGCGTCAGCACTTCACGGCAAATACTGGAAAAGATCGATTCGCCGATTTCCCAAGCAATCATTTCATATCGAAAATTAAGCACCACATTAGCGAAAAATATACAGCCACTCCTAAAATGTGTGCAAAAAGACAG AATACATGGCCAGAGCATAACATTCACTCAAACGGGGCGCATTTCAATGACAGAaccaaatttgcaaaatgtggcTAAAGACTTTGAAGTCAGTGTTGAAG GTGCCGAAGACGTTACTATATTTTGTCGCAGCGCATTTTTTCCAACCGAAAGTGGGCAATGCTTGTTGTCATCTGATTTTTGTCAGCTTGAAATGCGCATTCTGGCTCATCTCTCGCAG GATCCTGCATTGCTGAAAGTGATGAACACAACCCGCGACATTTTCACTGCAATAGCGGCGCGCTGGCACAAAGTATCAGAAAGTGCGGTTTCGGAACAGTTGCGCAATGGCACTAAGCAAATATGCTATGGCATAGTATACGGCATGGGCATGCGTagcttggctgaagcattgAAATGCACAGAACATGAAGCGAGCTCGCTATCCCAGCAATTTCATTTGGCTTATCCTGGCATAAG AGCTTATGCTGATAAAATAGTGAAATTTGCACGCAACCACGGGTATATAGAAACGATCACCGGTCGCCGTCGTTATCTGGAGCATATCAACAGTGGAGAATctcaacaaaaaa GCCAAGCTGAACGCCAAGCAATAAATTCGACGATTCAAGGTTCTGCGGCCGACATAGCAAAGAATGCTATTTTACGCATGGAAAAGAACATCGAAAAGTACCGCGAGAAGTTGGGCATTTCCAGCACAAATGAGGTACGCTTTGTGTTGCACATACACGACGAGCTGGTGTTCGAAGTGCCCGCAGATAAGGTGAAAAAAGTGGCGAAAATATTGAGCCTCACCATGGAGAATTGTGTTAGACTCAGCGTACCACTAAAAGTTAAGCTAAAAGTAGGCAGGAGCTGGGGTGAGCTGAAGGaaattaaattgtaa
- the LOC129242678 gene encoding rhodanese domain-containing protein CG4456 has translation MATVTYEEVKDVPNQPNTYLIDVRNKDELARTGVIPGAISVPMPDLEAAFQMSENDFKTAFNRDKPSKETALIFSCQSGGRAKRAYDLAVANGYKSAKYYPGSWTEWAEKEGLNKA, from the exons ATGGCTACAGTCACCTACGAAGAAGTGAAAGATGTGCCCAACCAGCCCAACACCTACCTGATTGATGTGCGAAACAAGGATGAGTTGGCCAGAACTGGAGTGATACCCGGTGCTATAAGTGTACCAA TGCCCGACTTGGAAGCTGCTTTTCAAATGTCTGAAAACGACTTTAAAACCGCGTTCAATCGCGACAAGCCGAGTAAAGAGACAGCACTGATATTCTCGTGTCAGTCTGGTGGACGCGCTAAGCGAGCTTATGATTTGGCTGTAGCAAATGGCTACAAAag CGCCAAGTACTATCCGGGTTCATGGACTGAGTGGGCAGAAAAGGAAGGCTTAAACAAAGCTTAA